A region from the Medicago truncatula cultivar Jemalong A17 chromosome 6, MtrunA17r5.0-ANR, whole genome shotgun sequence genome encodes:
- the LOC25496369 gene encoding uncharacterized protein — protein sequence MGSLNNNSIDTVNAAATAIVSAESRVQPTSSPKKRWGSCFSLPSCFGSHNKTSKRIGHAVLVPEPVAPTVPVANAAPNPSTAIVIPFIAPPSSPASFLQSDPPSSTHSPAAGLLSLSSLSANAYSTSGPASMFTIGPYAYETQLVSPPVFSNFTTEPSTANFTPPPESVLMTTPSSPEVPFAQLLASSLDRARKSNHKFALYNYEYQPYQQYPGSPGAQLVSPGSVISTSGTSTPFPDRRSSLELRKGEAPKILGFEHFSTRKWMSRIGSGSLTPDGTGQGSRLGSGSLTPDGVSHTSRLGSGCATPDGLGQDSRLGSGSLTPDGVGPTTRDSIDVQNQIPVGVSVANSDHGSQTNATLVDHRVSFELTGEDVARCLANKTGALLRNMSSSSQGILAKDPIDREKILKETNSCCDVCSGKAIGGEHCCPKRNSVSSSKEFNFDNRKGDVSGTSANGSSWWTNKKVDGKESKSVNSWAFFPMLQPDIS from the exons ATGGGTAgcctcaacaacaacagcatCGATACTGTTAACGCTGCTGCCACCGCCATCGTTTCCGCTGAATCACGTGTCCAACCCACTTCCTCTCCG AAAAAACGCTGGGGAAGCTGCTTTAGCTTGCCATCTTGCTTTGGATCTCATAATAAAACTAGCAAGCGAATTGGCCATGCTGTCCTTGTTCCTGAACCTGTTGCACCGACAGTTCCAGTCGCTAATGCCGCACCAAATCCTTCAACTGCCATTGTAATTCCTTTCATCGCTCCTCCGTCTTCTCCTGCATCTTTTCTCCAATCGGATCCGCCATCATCTACTCATTCACCGGCGGCTGGATTACTTTCGCTCAGCTCTCTCTCTGCCAATGCTTACTCTACCAGTGGTCCTGCATCAATGTTTACCATTGGCCCATATGCCTATGAGACGCAGTTGGTTTCACCGCCGGTATTTTCAAATTTCACGACCGAACCATCAACTGCTAATTTTACTCCTCCGCCTGAATCTGTACTGATGACAACACCGTCGTCTCCTGAGGTTCCATTTGCTCAATTGTTGGCATCTTCCCTGGACCGAGCTCGTAAAAGTAACCACAAGTTTGCATTATACAATTATGAGTATCAGCCTTATCAACAATATCCCGGAAGCCCTGGTGCTCAACTTGTATCACCTGGATCTGTTATTTCAACTTCTGGCACCTCTACTCCTTTCCCCGATAGACGATCGTCACTTGAATTGCGCAAAGGGGAAGCACCAAAGATCTTGGGTTTCGAACACTTCTCTACTCGAAAATGGATGTCACGGATAGGATCCGGATCCTTGACACCAGATGGTACAGGACAAGGTTCGAGACTTGGTTCAGGATCTTTGACACCTGATGGTGTTTCACATACTTCGCGATTAGGTTCCGGGTGTGCTACACCTGATGGTTTAGGGCAGGACTCGAGGTTAGGTTCAGGCTCTTTGACTCCTGATGGTGTTGGCCCAACCACTCGAGACAGCATCGACGTGCAAAACCAGATTCCTGTGGGTGTATCTGTTGCAAACTCAGATCATGGATCTCAAACTAATGCTACACTAGTTGATCACAGAGTTTCGTTTGAATTAACCGGTGAAGATGTTGCACGATGTCTTGCAAATAAAACAGGAGCATTACTTCGAAACATGTCGAGTTCTTCACAGGGTATACTAGCAAAAGACCCTATTGACAGAGAAAAGATACTAAAAGAAACCAATAGTTGTTGTGATGTGTGTTCAGGAAAGGCAATAGGAGGAGAACATTGCTGTCCGAAGCGTAACTCTGTTAGTTCTTCCAAAGAATTCAATTTCGACAACAGAAAAGGCGACGTTTCTGGTACATCTGCGAATGGTTCCTCATGGTGGACTAACAAGAAAGTTGATGGAAAGGAAAGTAAATCGGTGAATAGTTGGGCGTTCTTCCCGATGTTACAACCGGATATCAGCTAA